From the Bacteroidota bacterium genome, one window contains:
- the surE gene encoding 5'/3'-nucleotidase SurE, producing MVMEKPVILVTNDDGIHAPGIDLLAKIMRDYGRVVVVAPQEPMSGMSHAVTVKVPLRLRLVSKETDFERYSCNGTPVDAVKLGQRVVLRRRPDLVVSGINHGTNSAINILYSGTMAAVLEASIEGIPAIGFSLSDYSFNADLSACETYVRIITESVLKHGLPGFTSLNVNIPAVAASEIKGIKICKQGKGAWVEEFDERKDPRDRDYYWLTGAFKSSENGHDTDEWALAHNYVSVVPVHFDLTAHHAISELKKWNLHAE from the coding sequence ATGGTAATGGAGAAACCGGTGATTCTGGTGACGAATGATGATGGCATCCATGCTCCCGGCATTGATTTGCTGGCAAAAATCATGAGAGATTATGGCCGTGTGGTAGTGGTTGCACCGCAGGAGCCTATGTCGGGCATGAGTCATGCCGTGACGGTCAAAGTCCCGCTGCGGTTGCGCCTTGTCAGCAAGGAAACTGATTTTGAAAGGTACAGTTGTAACGGCACTCCTGTAGATGCCGTGAAGCTGGGCCAACGTGTTGTGCTGCGCCGACGTCCCGACCTGGTGGTGTCTGGCATCAATCACGGCACCAACTCTGCCATCAATATCCTTTACTCAGGCACCATGGCGGCAGTCTTGGAGGCTTCCATCGAGGGAATACCCGCCATAGGCTTCTCTCTTTCTGATTATTCTTTTAATGCTGACTTAAGCGCATGTGAAACATACGTGAGAATCATCACCGAAAGTGTCCTGAAACATGGCCTGCCAGGATTTACAAGCCTGAATGTGAACATCCCTGCCGTCGCTGCCAGTGAGATAAAAGGAATAAAAATTTGTAAACAGGGCAAAGGTGCCTGGGTGGAAGAGTTTGATGAACGAAAAGACCCGCGTGATCGCGACTATTACTGGCTTACAGGCGCTTTTAAAAGCTCTGAGAATGGTCATGACACCGATGAATGGGCCCTGGCCCATAATTATGTGTCAGTGGTCCCTGTCCATTTTGACCTCACCGCACATCACGCCATCTCTGAATTAAAAAAATGGAACCTTCATGCTGAATAA
- a CDS encoding Maf family nucleotide pyrophosphatase, translating into MQTDNLNKYHFILASASPRRQFLLRELGLNFDIQTIEVEETYPLHLQREQIPLYLAAKKADAFPDSFFSDQTLVITADTIVWLNGQNLGKPKDHNAAIRMLGMLAGNRHEVITGMCLRSKDKTVSFYDITDVWFKPLTKEEIEFYVERFRPFDKAGAYGVQEWIGYVAVTRVDGSFFNVMGLPIHRFYEELLRF; encoded by the coding sequence ATGCAAACTGACAATCTCAACAAATATCATTTCATCCTTGCATCAGCTTCACCGCGGCGCCAGTTTCTGCTCAGGGAGCTTGGACTGAATTTCGACATTCAGACCATAGAAGTGGAGGAGACTTATCCATTACATCTCCAAAGGGAACAGATACCACTATATCTGGCCGCAAAAAAAGCGGATGCTTTTCCCGATTCCTTTTTTTCAGATCAAACCCTGGTCATCACCGCTGATACTATCGTCTGGCTTAATGGCCAGAACCTGGGTAAGCCGAAGGATCATAATGCAGCCATCAGGATGCTCGGTATGCTGGCCGGCAACAGGCATGAAGTCATTACCGGCATGTGCCTCCGTTCAAAAGATAAAACAGTATCTTTTTATGACATCACGGATGTCTGGTTTAAACCTTTGACCAAAGAAGAAATAGAATTTTATGTTGAGCGTTTCAGGCCTTTTGACAAAGCCGGTGCGTATGGCGTACAGGAATGGATCGGCTATGTGGCTGTGACCCGTGTCGATGGCTCTTTTTTCAATGTCATGGGACTGCCTATTCATCGCTTTTATGAAGAGCTGCTCCGTTTTTAA
- a CDS encoding HAD-IIIA family hydrolase, translated as MDNYKEQLKDITTFVFDYDGVLTDGTVVLMRTGEALRTANVKDGYALQLAVKKGFRVVIITGGKSWSIVNRFRRLKVKDIFLGVDNKLQKLNDYLTRHKINPEHVLYMGDDIPDYALMKAVGMPACPADACEEIKSVAKYISSCNGGRGCVRDVIEQVMKIQGKWMDHEAFSW; from the coding sequence ATGGACAATTATAAAGAACAGTTAAAAGATATCACCACCTTTGTTTTTGACTATGATGGCGTTCTCACCGATGGGACTGTGGTGCTGATGCGAACAGGCGAGGCGCTGAGAACAGCCAATGTCAAGGATGGTTATGCCTTGCAACTGGCGGTAAAAAAGGGCTTTCGTGTGGTTATCATCACCGGGGGGAAGTCCTGGTCAATTGTCAACCGGTTCAGGCGACTCAAAGTGAAAGATATTTTTCTTGGCGTGGATAATAAGCTTCAGAAACTGAATGATTATCTTACCCGCCATAAAATCAATCCTGAACATGTTCTCTACATGGGTGACGACATACCTGACTATGCACTGATGAAAGCTGTCGGAATGCCTGCCTGCCCTGCCGATGCCTGCGAAGAGATCAAATCTGTCGCCAAATATATTTCCTCCTGTAATGGTGGCCGTGGATGCGTCAGGGATGTCATCGAACAGGTGATGAAGATACAGGGTAAGTGGATGGACCACGAAGCTTTTTCATGGTAA
- a CDS encoding DUF2520 domain-containing protein, with protein MALSSIDRLVFIGAGRIATHLAITFKKKGFQIVQVWSRSLETAARLANRINAASTSDLTSLNPDADIYIFAVPDHALPGLLNYIRLKEDQLLVHTSGSLPAQILMGHSENYGVFYPLQTFSPDRKIDFKNVPIVVEGNHTGSTNVLMFLAGQIAQQVHVMDSEKRKVIHLAAVFACNFPNYMYTIAQEILHSEGISFDLIRPLILETAGKVQKKNPDIVQTGPAVRDDKAVIEEHLLMLAGHPDFREIYEIITRNIVAHYK; from the coding sequence ATGGCCCTATCATCCATAGACCGTTTAGTTTTCATCGGTGCTGGCAGGATTGCCACTCACCTGGCCATAACGTTCAAAAAAAAAGGATTTCAGATCGTACAGGTCTGGAGCCGTTCACTGGAAACTGCCGCCCGGCTGGCTAACAGGATCAACGCCGCAAGCACTTCTGATCTTACATCTCTCAATCCGGATGCAGATATTTATATTTTTGCCGTGCCGGATCATGCTTTGCCAGGCCTGTTGAATTATATACGGCTGAAAGAAGACCAACTTCTGGTTCATACATCCGGATCCCTGCCGGCACAGATATTGATGGGTCATTCAGAAAATTACGGGGTTTTTTATCCATTGCAGACCTTTTCTCCCGACAGAAAGATAGACTTTAAAAATGTGCCTATTGTGGTTGAGGGCAATCATACCGGTAGCACCAATGTTCTGATGTTTCTGGCAGGGCAGATAGCGCAGCAGGTGCATGTCATGGACTCTGAGAAAAGAAAAGTGATCCATCTGGCAGCGGTGTTTGCCTGTAATTTCCCCAATTATATGTATACCATTGCACAGGAAATTCTCCATTCAGAGGGTATTTCCTTTGATCTGATCAGGCCTCTGATCCTGGAGACAGCCGGCAAAGTCCAGAAAAAAAATCCTGATATCGTTCAAACAGGACCGGCAGTGCGGGATGACAAGGCAGTCATTGAAGAACATCTGCTCATGCTTGCCGGACATCCGGATTTCAGGGAAATTTATGAGATCATCACCAGAAATATTGTCGCTCACTATAAATGA
- the eno gene encoding phosphopyruvate hydratase, which yields MGSIVSIFARQILDSRGNPTIEVDVYTSSGTMGRAAIPSGASTGAHEAVELRDDDKSIYLGKSVLKAVQNVNKILNEELKGYFVSEQTEIDFRMIELDGTPNKANLGANAILGVSLAVAKVAAEESSNYLYRYIGGVNARLLPIPMMNILNGGSHADNSIDFQEFMIMPVGAQNFSEALRMGAEVFHNLKAVLKKQNYSTNVGDEGGFAPNLKSNEEAITVILQAIEKAGYKPGEDVFIALDPAASEYFIPEENVYHLKWSSGEKLTPAQMVSFWKNWVDKYPVISIEDGMAEDDWDGWKLMTDVLGNRIQLVGDDLFVTNVERLKKGIDMGIANSILIKLNQIGTLTETIGAVEMAHRNAYTAVISHRSGETEDTTIADLAVALNTGLIKTGSTSRTDRIAKYNQLLRIEEILGNSARYWGKDFKFVKKRISS from the coding sequence ATGGGTTCAATAGTTAGTATTTTCGCCCGCCAGATACTGGATTCAAGAGGCAATCCCACCATCGAGGTGGATGTCTATACCAGCTCAGGCACTATGGGAAGGGCGGCCATCCCTTCAGGCGCATCAACAGGTGCTCATGAAGCTGTTGAATTACGCGACGACGATAAAAGCATATACCTCGGAAAAAGCGTCCTGAAAGCTGTTCAGAATGTGAATAAAATTCTCAATGAAGAACTTAAAGGGTATTTTGTCTCGGAACAAACCGAGATAGACTTCCGCATGATCGAACTGGATGGCACACCAAATAAAGCCAACCTTGGCGCCAATGCGATCCTGGGCGTATCACTGGCTGTGGCCAAAGTTGCCGCTGAGGAAAGCAGCAATTACCTGTACCGTTACATTGGTGGCGTCAATGCACGTCTGCTACCAATTCCTATGATGAATATCCTCAATGGCGGTTCACATGCTGATAACAGCATCGATTTTCAGGAATTTATGATCATGCCTGTCGGCGCACAGAATTTCTCCGAAGCATTGCGTATGGGCGCAGAGGTATTCCATAACCTTAAAGCTGTCCTCAAAAAACAAAATTACTCGACAAATGTCGGCGATGAAGGTGGCTTTGCACCTAACCTGAAATCCAATGAAGAGGCCATCACCGTCATATTGCAGGCTATTGAAAAAGCCGGATACAAGCCGGGAGAGGATGTTTTTATTGCTCTCGATCCAGCCGCATCGGAATATTTCATACCAGAAGAAAATGTATATCATCTGAAATGGTCATCAGGCGAAAAGTTGACTCCTGCCCAGATGGTCAGTTTCTGGAAAAACTGGGTCGATAAGTATCCTGTCATTTCCATTGAGGATGGTATGGCCGAAGATGACTGGGATGGCTGGAAACTGATGACAGATGTTCTCGGCAACAGGATACAACTGGTTGGTGATGACCTGTTTGTGACCAATGTAGAGCGATTGAAGAAAGGTATTGATATGGGCATTGCCAACTCTATTCTCATAAAACTCAATCAGATCGGCACATTAACGGAGACCATTGGCGCTGTTGAGATGGCACACCGGAATGCATATACAGCTGTCATCAGCCACCGTTCCGGAGAAACTGAAGACACAACCATTGCTGACCTGGCCGTGGCACTCAATACCGGACTGATAAAAACCGGCTCCACCAGCCGTACTGACAGGATTGCAAAATATAACCAGTTGCTTCGTATCGAGGAAATACTTGGCAATTCAGCCAGATATTGGGGAAAAGACTTCAAATTCGTGAAGAAACGGATTTCTTCCTGA
- the rplQ gene encoding 50S ribosomal protein L17, producing the protein MRHRNSFNHLGRKKAHRDAMLSNMAASLILKKKITTTLAKAKALRTYIEPLITRSKVDSTHSRRVVFSYLQNKDAVGELFRDISVKVADRPGGYTRILKTGIRQGDNADMALIELVDFNVISKGEKEVKKAKSSRLRRGTKKKAGEGAKEEAGSAKETTAEKKVTGVPKTKKEAPKKTATQKVKAATKKDLGRRPISTGKTKKSGE; encoded by the coding sequence ATGAGACACAGGAATAGTTTCAACCATCTGGGAAGGAAAAAGGCACACAGGGATGCCATGTTATCGAATATGGCGGCTTCGCTGATCCTGAAGAAGAAGATCACCACCACCCTGGCCAAGGCCAAGGCATTGCGTACGTATATTGAGCCTCTCATCACCCGTTCGAAAGTCGATTCGACACATTCACGCCGGGTTGTTTTTTCATATCTTCAGAATAAAGATGCTGTTGGTGAATTATTCAGGGATATATCCGTTAAAGTAGCTGACCGTCCGGGAGGATATACACGGATACTAAAAACAGGTATCAGGCAGGGCGATAATGCGGATATGGCACTCATTGAGCTGGTTGACTTCAATGTCATCTCCAAAGGCGAAAAGGAAGTCAAAAAGGCAAAATCATCACGGCTCAGGAGGGGAACAAAGAAAAAAGCCGGCGAAGGAGCTAAGGAAGAAGCCGGAAGTGCAAAAGAAACCACTGCTGAAAAGAAAGTGACCGGTGTTCCGAAGACAAAAAAGGAAGCGCCAAAAAAGACAGCCACACAGAAAGTCAAGGCTGCTACAAAGAAAGACCTGGGACGGAGGCCTATAAGTACCGGGAAAACTAAAAAATCAGGAGAATAA
- a CDS encoding DNA-directed RNA polymerase subunit alpha, producing MAILAFQKPDKVIMIEADDYKGTFEFRPLEPGFGITIGNALRRILLSSLEGYAIISVRIDGVEQEFSTVKGVVEDVTDILLNLKQIRFKRLISSESSEKVNVIINNQDVFTAGDINKFLSVFQVLNPELVICNMEPSIKLAIELTIEKGRGYVPSEENKPLNAIIGTIAMDSIFTPVRNVKYFVENYRVEQKTDYEKLILEVSTDGSIHPKDALKEAAKILIHHFMLFSDEKITFDTEEKSVTEEFDENTLHIRQLLKTKLVDMDLSVRALNCLKAADVETLGDLVTFNKNDLLKFRNFGKKSLTELEELVKTKGLEFGMNISKYKLDKE from the coding sequence ATGGCAATATTAGCTTTTCAGAAACCTGACAAGGTTATCATGATCGAGGCCGATGATTATAAGGGCACTTTCGAATTTCGGCCTTTGGAACCAGGATTCGGTATTACCATCGGTAATGCATTACGACGTATCCTTCTCTCCTCCCTCGAAGGCTATGCTATCATCTCGGTGAGGATAGATGGTGTCGAGCAGGAGTTTTCCACAGTCAAAGGTGTTGTGGAAGATGTCACGGATATCCTGTTGAACCTGAAACAAATCCGTTTTAAAAGGTTGATCAGCAGCGAAAGCAGCGAAAAGGTCAATGTGATTATCAACAATCAGGATGTTTTTACTGCCGGCGACATCAATAAATTTCTGTCGGTATTTCAGGTTCTGAATCCTGAACTGGTCATCTGCAACATGGAACCTTCTATCAAGTTAGCCATAGAGCTTACCATTGAAAAGGGCCGGGGTTATGTTCCTTCAGAAGAAAATAAGCCGCTTAATGCCATTATCGGGACTATAGCCATGGATTCCATTTTCACGCCTGTCCGTAATGTCAAGTATTTTGTCGAAAATTACAGGGTGGAGCAGAAGACCGACTATGAGAAGCTGATACTTGAGGTGTCGACGGATGGTTCCATACATCCGAAAGATGCTCTGAAGGAGGCTGCCAAAATACTCATTCATCACTTTATGCTTTTCTCAGATGAAAAGATCACATTTGATACCGAAGAAAAGTCCGTGACCGAAGAATTTGATGAAAACACTCTGCACATCAGGCAGTTACTTAAGACCAAACTGGTTGATATGGACCTCTCTGTCAGAGCCCTGAATTGTTTAAAAGCTGCCGATGTGGAAACTCTTGGCGATCTGGTGACATTCAACAAAAATGACCTGCTTAAGTTCAGGAATTTTGGTAAGAAATCACTCACCGAACTTGAAGAACTGGTGAAAACCAAAGGTCTTGAATTCGGGATGAATATTTCAAAATATAAATTAGATAAGGAATAA